CCCGGCGACAAGATCGTCGAATTCCGATGCGGGATCGGAACCGAAATAGACGTTGTGATGGGCCAAGGGCCGGCCCGACGGCGTGGCGGCGAAACTGTGTACCCGCGCCGAGAAGGAGCGCGGCAGCGTCAGCGTCTGCCGCGCGACAGCCGAGGCGCCCGGTCCAAGTGCGCCTGTCGCAAGCGCCCGGGGATCGCCGTTGAACAGCACCGCCTCGGCCGGCACAAAGCGTCCGCCCTCAAGCGATACGCCCCGTACCCGGCCCCCTTGCAGAGACAGCCGATCCACATGGACGCTCATTTCAAAGCGCACCCCGTGCGCGGCGGCCAGTTCCGCCATGGCGCCTGCCAGCTTGTGTATGCCTCCCTTGACCACCCAGACACCCGCAGCCTCCGCCTGCCAGATCAGCGCCAGCACCGCGGGGGAGCGGAAGGGCGAGCCGCCCACATAGGTCGCGTAGCGACCGAAGAGTTGTGCGAGGCGGGGATCGCTGAATTGCCGCCGCAGCATCTGGCCGAGCGTCGACAGTGGCGCCATTGGGGCGATCAGATAGGGGCGGGCGAGCACGTGGCGGGTCAAGGCGCTCAGCCTGGGTTCCGCACTTTGCATCATCGGCGCGTCAAAGCCGGCAAAGAGTTGCCGGCACCGCTCGCAGAAGCCGCGAAACTCCGCCTCCGACCGATGCGCGGCAAAGGCGCGGATCGCCGCGGCGCTGGCCTCCATATCCGCGAAGAGATCCAGGGTGGAGCCATCGCTCCACACATGGCGTGCCAGGATCTCTTGCGGCACCAACGTCACATGATCGTCAAGCCGTGCGCCAGCGCTGGCGAAGAGATCGTCAAACACATGCCGCATTGTCAGCACGGTCGGGCCTGCATCCACAGGGCCGGCCGCACTTGGCAGCGTCCGGATCTTGCCGCCCACATGGGCGTGCCTCTCGATCACCGTGACATCCAGGCCCGCTGCCGCGAGCCGGATCGCCCCGGCCAGCCCGCCCATGCCCGCGCCGATCACCACCACACGCGGGCGTGTGGTGCGGTCAGGCACGATCGTTGGTTTTGCAAAGGTCATGGCGCGTTCCTTGGCTGTGCCATGATTGTTGACTCCCGACCGTAAAGTGTCCAGTGTAATTTACACATTGATGTCGCCGTTGCGTGACAAATCGAGCGGGAGACCACCCAATGCCTCTGAAATCACGGATCGAAGCGGCCATTTCAGGCGCCATTCAAGTGGGGCAGGGGCGGATGTCTCCGCCCAAGCTGGCCTCGGCCCTGGAATATGCCGTGACACCCGGGGGCGCGCGAATCCGTCCCACGATCCTGATGTCGGTGGCCATGGCCTGCGGAGATGATAGGCCCGCCCTCTCGGACGCAGCCGCCGCAGCGCTTGAGCTGATCCACTGCGCGAGCCTTGTGCATGACGATATGCCCTGTTTCGACGATGCGGATATGCGGCGTGGCAAACCGTCGGTGCACCGCGCCTATTCCGAGCCTCTGGCTTTGCTCACCGGCGACAGCCTGATCGTGCTGGCCTTCGAGACGCTGGCGCGTGTGTCGGCGCAGTCCCCCGAGCGGGTGGCGCAACTGATCCTGACGCTGGCGCAGCGCACCGGAATGCCGGGCGGCATCTGCGCGGGTCAGGGCTGGGAGAGCGAGGAGAAGGTGGACCTGTCGGCCTATCACCAGGCCAAAACCGGCGCGCTGTTCATCGCGGCCACGCAGATGGGTGCGGTCGCCGCCGGACAGGAGGCGGAGCCGTGGGAGGAACTGGGCGCCCGCATCGGTGAGGCCTTCCAGGTCGCCGATGATCTGCGCGATGCACTTTATGACGAAGAGACGCTGGGCAAGCCCGCCGGGCAGGACGATCTGCACGGCCGCCCGAATGCGGTGACCGAATTTGGCGTGCAAGGTGCGATCCAGCGGCTCAAGGATATTCTGGGCGGCGCGATTGCGTCGATCCCCTCCTGCCCCGGAGAGGCGCAACTGGCCGAGATGGTGCGCCTTCAGGC
The nucleotide sequence above comes from Thalassococcus sp. S3. Encoded proteins:
- the crtD gene encoding 1-hydroxycarotenoid 3,4-desaturase CrtD, whose protein sequence is MTFAKPTIVPDRTTRPRVVVIGAGMGGLAGAIRLAAAGLDVTVIERHAHVGGKIRTLPSAAGPVDAGPTVLTMRHVFDDLFASAGARLDDHVTLVPQEILARHVWSDGSTLDLFADMEASAAAIRAFAAHRSEAEFRGFCERCRQLFAGFDAPMMQSAEPRLSALTRHVLARPYLIAPMAPLSTLGQMLRRQFSDPRLAQLFGRYATYVGGSPFRSPAVLALIWQAEAAGVWVVKGGIHKLAGAMAELAAAHGVRFEMSVHVDRLSLQGGRVRGVSLEGGRFVPAEAVLFNGDPRALATGALGPGASAVARQTLTLPRSFSARVHSFAATPSGRPLAHHNVYFGSDPASEFDDLVAGRLPRDPTLYLCAEDRGQGHAPPALERFEIIANAPPMARAEADADDTEVLEWHAMIMQKMAQHGTHFSPTPGVESLTTPQMFNRLFPESLGSLYGQSPHGLTAAFQRPTARTTVPGLYLAGGGTHPGAGVPMATRSASHAAAAILSDLTSTSMSAPMAMPGGMSTG
- a CDS encoding polyprenyl synthetase family protein gives rise to the protein MPLKSRIEAAISGAIQVGQGRMSPPKLASALEYAVTPGGARIRPTILMSVAMACGDDRPALSDAAAAALELIHCASLVHDDMPCFDDADMRRGKPSVHRAYSEPLALLTGDSLIVLAFETLARVSAQSPERVAQLILTLAQRTGMPGGICAGQGWESEEKVDLSAYHQAKTGALFIAATQMGAVAAGQEAEPWEELGARIGEAFQVADDLRDALYDEETLGKPAGQDDLHGRPNAVTEFGVQGAIQRLKDILGGAIASIPSCPGEAQLAEMVRLQAERLTPVAPTVRQSL